In Nitrospira sp., the sequence GGTACGATTGGGACTCGATATCAAACTGTGGAAACCAGGCGCCCAGACTGAAGATGGGTCGAAGCTTTTCGTCAAGATGCCGGTCAGTGTGGAGGTGGCCGGGGTCTATCACACTGCCGCGCTATTTTTCGATCGGATCAATCGACTTCCTCGGATAATTACGGTGTCGGGCCTTAAGATGGGGTCTCCGAAGATTGAACAAGGACGAATTGTATCACAAACGACATTTGACCTGGTGGCTTACGCCGCGCCTCGGGAAAAGCCGGTTTCCGGAGCATCTCCTTCGGCTAATGCTCCCAAAGTAGCTCAAGTTGGGAAATAGTGAAATCGTGACATCATGTACGTCTTGAATATCAGAAAGAAGCCTAAAGAATATTCTCTGATAGTGAGTGCCGGCCTGGTATGCGCGTGTGTCATCTTTTCGGGGAGTATGGATGCACAGGCCGAGTCTTCTCCTCTTCCTGGCCTGATGACTCCGATGCGGCAAGATGCTCTCAAGCTGTCTTCTGTACCGGAAATCCAGAGGACGGCTCCCCAAGCTGTAGAAGCGCCCCTGTCGGGATCAAGTACTCCGGTGGCTTCCCAGCTCTCCGCGCCAGACGGGGTGGTTGGAGGCGGGTATGATCCTTCCGGTCGTCGGGATCCATTTGCTCCTATCGTCCAGGAGCTTCAGCCGGGGAAAACGGATACAACTCTTCCACCATTGCAACGCGTGACTCTGACAGAGCTCAACCTTATTGCCATCGTATGGGGGGCATACGGCTATACCGCTATGGTGCAGACACCAGAAGGACATGGGTACACCGTTCGACGGGGAACAAGGATCGGGCAAAACAATGGAGTCGTCAGCGCAATTACCGAGCGCGGCATCATTGTCCAGGAACGGTTCACTGATGTGTATGGCAAGAAGCAGGAGCGAGAACATGTCAAGCTCTTACATCCCAAAGAGGGCTCAGAATGAAACCACTACTTTTGCCGGCGGATAATTCTCGAACCGTTGGATCTTTCATCGAAGTCTTGAGGCTGTCGCTTGCCGCTCTGACCATAATTGCCCAGACGCCTGCGTTGGCCGAAGAGATCGACGTGATAAAGCGGAGTGATGCCAGGCGAGCCGAAATGGCTAGGACACGATTGCTGGCGCAGGCCGTGACCGCTATTGAGGTCCGTCCCGAAACGGACCTGGTGACCGTAGTAGTTGCCGGAGATGGCCAACTATTTCCTGAAGCCAATTTTTTAGATGAATCTCGCTTAATCGTCGATATTCCTGCGGTATCGTCCACTCTTAGACGATCAGTAGTACAGGCCGACCACTACCTGCTCAAAAAAATCAGAGTGGGACACCACGCTGATAAGGTCAGGCTGGTGTTCGATGTCCCCGAGCGCCCGGTTTTGTCTCTTGCTCGCGAAGATAATAAGGTATTGATCACATTGAGGCCGAGCGAGCGGAAAATATCCTCTGTTGTCGCTGCGCGCGTCGATGGAGGAGAGATCGGCCCATTCCACCCCCAGACCCGTAAGGGGCTATTCGTGCCGGGAGGTCGCGTGGTCAAGAAAGCGACGCGAATCGTGCGGCCCCTCCAGTCTCAGTTTACGGTGCAGCGGGTTCAGATGGTTGGAGAAAGTGCTCCAGCTGAAAAGGACGACAGATCCGATGACATTGTGGCAGGGCAAACACGATTTGTCGGTCGGCGTATCTCCCTCGATTTTCAACAGGCTGACATTACGAACATTCTTCGATTGATCGCCGAGGTCAGCGGCTTCAACATCGTCGTTGGAGAAGGCGTCAAGTCGAAGGTTACCATGAAGCTGGCGAGCGTGCCTTGGGACCAGGCGTTGGATATGCTCTTGAAGATGAACGGGCTCGGCATGATTCGCCAAGGTAGCATTGTGTGGGTCGATTCGCTGGCGAACATTGCCAAGCAGCAGGATGAAGAAGCACGGGCTAAGGATTCCAAGACGAAGGCCGAGGAACTGGTCGACCGTGTCTTCTATATCAGGAATCTCCAGGCCCAAGAGGTTATGACATCGCTGCGGCAATATTTAAGCCCACGGGGTGTCATGCAATTCAATCAGGGTAGCAACGCACTTATTGTGCGAGAGACCGAGACGAAGTTGGCAATCGTCAAACAGCTCGTGGAAGGACTCGACCTGGAAGTCCCTCAGGTTCAGATTGAGGCGCGCATTGTTCAAGCTGATACCGTTTATGCTCGAGGGTTAGGGATTCAGTGGGGATTCCAGGCGGGGAATGCCACACCCACCGATTTCTTTGGCGTCTCGAATCTTATCGGGCCATTTGCCCCGGCTGCGAATGGGGCTAGTACGATCCCTAAAACCTTCCTGGTTAATCTACCGGCCCAGGTCGGTGGATTGCCGGCGGTCCCGGGGATTGGGTGGACCTTTGGGAAACTAAATGGCGATTTTGCATTGGACATGCGGCTCTCCGCCGGAGAATTGCTAGGCCTGACCAAGGTGATCGCAGCGCCGAAGATCACTACGTTGGACAAGCGTGAAGCAAAGATCTCTCAAGGCGAATCGATTCCATTCCAAACGACATCCTTACAGGGTACGCAAACAACGTTTGTCGATGCGAATTTGGAATTGAATGTCACGCCTCAGATCACCTCACGCGATCCCAAGGAAGATGGGAAAAGAATCTTAATGCGTGTAAGAGCCACTCGGAATGCGGTCGGGGCACGGAGCAACCCTGCCGGCCCTAGCATCGACCGACGGGAAGCCACCACGCAGGTAATTGTTAGGGATGGTGAAACAATGGTGATCGGCGGAGTCTTCGTCGATACGCAGGCCAACAACGTGCAGGGCATTCCCTATCTGTCTCGTATGCCGGTTCTTGGTTGGTTGTTCAAGAACAAATCCGAATCAGTTTCAAAACAAGAGTTGCTCATTTTTCTCACGCCAAGTATTATCAAGACTTAGAGTCGGCTTCATCTCTGTGATGGGCAAAAGCCTGGTGATGTGAAATCACATCACCAGGCTTTTGCTTTTGTGCCACGGTGATCGCGACAACTCCCGACCAGAGTTGTGATACTCGGCCGGGAACGTGACCGTCTTTTTAGTTCGTCGGGGCTGTGCTACGATACTTCTCCCTTTGAAGTTTCATACGTGGCTCGGGAATAGAATCGACAGGAAATTCTCAGGCTCCATCAGCGACTGGGTTACGAAGTGATTCCAACCTCAACGGTTAAGGTTTCTCTAGCTGAAAGGAGCTACGAGATCACCATCCGAGCCGGACTTTTAGAGAGGCTTGGAAGGGAATTGAAGAGATATGGGGTACAAGGAAAGGTCGGAGTTGTGACAGATCGGCATGTCGCTCGGCACTACCTGAAGAGTAGTCTGAAGGAAATCAAGAAGCATGGGATTGATTCCGTTCCGATCATTCTGGCTCCAGGAGAGCGGTCGAAAACGCTGAAGACCGTGGAGCAGATCCTCGACGTGTTGGCACGTCATCGATTCGAGCGGTCGTCTATGGTCTTGGCGCTCGGCGGTGGTGTTGTGGGCGACATGGCCGGCTTTGCTGCTTCGATCTACCAGCGTGGTATTCCCTACATTCAAGTGCCGACGACTCTTGTGGCGCAGGTCGATTCGAGTGTCGGAGGAAAGACGGGCGTCGATCATCGGCTTGGGAAGAACCTGATCGGGTCATTTTATCAACCATGCGCCGTATGGATAGATCCGTTGACTCTTCATACCTTGCCCACTCGGGAATTGGTCGCTGGTCTTGCCGAGGTCATTAAGTACGGGATCATTGCGGACGAGTCCTTCTTTGCCTATCTGCAGCGGCACATGTCCGAGCTGCGGAGGCAATCGCCTGGTATCGTTGCGACAGTGGTGAAACGATCCTGTGAGATAAAGGCCGAGGTGGTGGCTGCGGATGAACGAGAATCCGATCGCAGACGCATTCTCAACTATGGCCATACCATCGGACATGCCCTTGAAGCGTTGGGGGGGTATAAGTCATTCGTTCATGGAGAAGCGGTGGGCATTGGATTAGTACAAGAAGCCGAACTCGCCTGTTTTCAGGGGATTTGTTCTCGTGCTGTGGTCGAAGAGATTCGGCGTACTGTGAAGGAGGCGGGGTTGAGTGACCGTATGCCACGGTGGACATCGCAGAAGATATGGAAGGCCATGCTTCATGACAAAAAAGTCTCGGGAGGGCGAGTCATTGGGGTGTGGCCGGAACGTATCGGACAGGTACGGATAGGACCGATTGAAAAATACGTGTTTGAGCAATGGTATTCAGTTTCACGAATCTTTCCTCACGGTCATGCCTAATTACGCATCGCTTGCCCCAAGGGCGGAGTCGATATGAACCTATCTCTTCTGTAAAGTGCGCTTGGCCATCGGGGAGAGGCCGGTTTTGCCGGAGTTCTATGCGGACGTTGCGAATCGCGATGGCACAGATGAATCCGACCGTCGGAGATTTGACCGGCAACGTCCACCGCATTACAACCTGGCTGCGAGACGCGAAGAAGGCCAAAGCCGACGTAGTTGTATTTCCTGAGCTGGCCATTACCGGTTATCCGCCCGAAGACCTGCTTCTCAAGTCGCAGTTTGTGACGGATAACCTACTGGCTCTGAATGAGATCACCCAAGTCTGTCGCGGTTTGGTTGCCGTGGTAGGGTACGTGGGGCGGGAAGAACAAAGCGACTCGCATTCCCCCCGACGGTCGATTGTCTCAGCCGGACGGCATACGCTCTACAATGCGGCAGCATTGATTGCCGATCGCAAGTTAGTCGGTAGTTACAGAAAGTGGTGCTTACCCAACTATGGGGTATTCGATGAAAGCCGTTATTTTCGTCCCGGGCGGAGACTGCCGTTGCTCCTCGTCAACGGCACGACAATCGGGGTGAACATCTGCGAAGATATTTGGTTGCCGGAAGGGCCTACTCGTGTACAAGCAGCGGCCGGCGCTGAGGTGATCGTCAATATCAATGCCTCTCCCTTTCATGTCGGCAAAAGTCGTTCGAGGGAGCAGATGCTGGCGACGAGAGCGAGGGAAAACAGAGTCGTTGTCACGTATACGAACATGGTTGGAGGGCAAGACGAGCTTGTCTTCGACGGGAACAGCTTGATTCTCGACCAAGCCGGCAATGTGATCGCACGTGGTCACGCGTTTAGGGAAGAGTTGCTTGTGGCCGATTTGAATGTAGATGCTGTTTCGCGTGGACACATAGCGCATGGGCGAAAGGCGGCATCGACCGGAAAAGTTGGTTCAGCCGTCGATCGTCTCGTGGTGAACGAGGCGGCGAGAAAAAAGAGGAATCGGCCTCGAATCGTGCCAAGGCTAGCAGAGTCATTGGATAAGATCGAGGAGGTGTATCACGCCCTGGTACTGGCCGTGAAAGATTATGTCCGAAAGAATGGATTTACGCGAGTGGTGATTGGGCTGAGCGGCGGAGTAGATTCGGCAGTGACTGCGGCAATCGCTGCGGATGCCCTTGGTGCCAAGCAAGTGCTCGGTATCTTCATGCCATCTCCGTACACCTCACATGAAAGTGAAGAGGATGTTGTGGAACTCGTACGGTGTCTCGGTATCGACTTGAATACCATCCCGATTACTCCGACCTTTGAAGCCTATCGACAGTCTCTGGCACCGTCATTTGTCGATTACTCGGAGGACGCGACCGAGGAAAACCTCCAGGCTCGCATTCGCGGCAATCTAC encodes:
- the aroB gene encoding 3-dehydroquinate synthase, whose product is MIPTSTVKVSLAERSYEITIRAGLLERLGRELKRYGVQGKVGVVTDRHVARHYLKSSLKEIKKHGIDSVPIILAPGERSKTLKTVEQILDVLARHRFERSSMVLALGGGVVGDMAGFAASIYQRGIPYIQVPTTLVAQVDSSVGGKTGVDHRLGKNLIGSFYQPCAVWIDPLTLHTLPTRELVAGLAEVIKYGIIADESFFAYLQRHMSELRRQSPGIVATVVKRSCEIKAEVVAADERESDRRRILNYGHTIGHALEALGGYKSFVHGEAVGIGLVQEAELACFQGICSRAVVEEIRRTVKEAGLSDRMPRWTSQKIWKAMLHDKKVSGGRVIGVWPERIGQVRIGPIEKYVFEQWYSVSRIFPHGHA
- a CDS encoding pilus assembly protein PilP, whose protein sequence is MRQDALKLSSVPEIQRTAPQAVEAPLSGSSTPVASQLSAPDGVVGGGYDPSGRRDPFAPIVQELQPGKTDTTLPPLQRVTLTELNLIAIVWGAYGYTAMVQTPEGHGYTVRRGTRIGQNNGVVSAITERGIIVQERFTDVYGKKQEREHVKLLHPKEGSE
- the pilQ gene encoding type IV pilus secretin PilQ, translating into MKPLLLPADNSRTVGSFIEVLRLSLAALTIIAQTPALAEEIDVIKRSDARRAEMARTRLLAQAVTAIEVRPETDLVTVVVAGDGQLFPEANFLDESRLIVDIPAVSSTLRRSVVQADHYLLKKIRVGHHADKVRLVFDVPERPVLSLAREDNKVLITLRPSERKISSVVAARVDGGEIGPFHPQTRKGLFVPGGRVVKKATRIVRPLQSQFTVQRVQMVGESAPAEKDDRSDDIVAGQTRFVGRRISLDFQQADITNILRLIAEVSGFNIVVGEGVKSKVTMKLASVPWDQALDMLLKMNGLGMIRQGSIVWVDSLANIAKQQDEEARAKDSKTKAEELVDRVFYIRNLQAQEVMTSLRQYLSPRGVMQFNQGSNALIVRETETKLAIVKQLVEGLDLEVPQVQIEARIVQADTVYARGLGIQWGFQAGNATPTDFFGVSNLIGPFAPAANGASTIPKTFLVNLPAQVGGLPAVPGIGWTFGKLNGDFALDMRLSAGELLGLTKVIAAPKITTLDKREAKISQGESIPFQTTSLQGTQTTFVDANLELNVTPQITSRDPKEDGKRILMRVRATRNAVGARSNPAGPSIDRREATTQVIVRDGETMVIGGVFVDTQANNVQGIPYLSRMPVLGWLFKNKSESVSKQELLIFLTPSIIKT
- the pilO gene encoding type 4a pilus biogenesis protein PilO; this encodes MALPQLKLDALRNVPASQKAALLFLLVGGMIAGFYFYIAEPKSATITALEAENTRLEGEIQTLTIKVKHLDELVAANKQLEIELAKKKERLPPEEEAIMLLKQVSDLGVRLGLDIKLWKPGAQTEDGSKLFVKMPVSVEVAGVYHTAALFFDRINRLPRIITVSGLKMGSPKIEQGRIVSQTTFDLVAYAAPREKPVSGASPSANAPKVAQVGK
- a CDS encoding NAD+ synthase, translating into MRTLRIAMAQMNPTVGDLTGNVHRITTWLRDAKKAKADVVVFPELAITGYPPEDLLLKSQFVTDNLLALNEITQVCRGLVAVVGYVGREEQSDSHSPRRSIVSAGRHTLYNAAALIADRKLVGSYRKWCLPNYGVFDESRYFRPGRRLPLLLVNGTTIGVNICEDIWLPEGPTRVQAAAGAEVIVNINASPFHVGKSRSREQMLATRARENRVVVTYTNMVGGQDELVFDGNSLILDQAGNVIARGHAFREELLVADLNVDAVSRGHIAHGRKAASTGKVGSAVDRLVVNEAARKKRNRPRIVPRLAESLDKIEEVYHALVLAVKDYVRKNGFTRVVIGLSGGVDSAVTAAIAADALGAKQVLGIFMPSPYTSHESEEDVVELVRCLGIDLNTIPITPTFEAYRQSLAPSFVDYSEDATEENLQARIRGNLLMAVSNKFGHLVLATGNKSEVSVGYSTLYGDMAGGFAVIKDVPKTMVYGLARFRNELGPSPVIPKRILDRPPTAELRPNQKDEDSLPPYAVLDPILQAYVEEDRSLDDIVEAGFDRATVSRVVRMVDSSEFKRRQAPLGVKITHRAFGKDRRMPITNGYRITQP